The sequence below is a genomic window from bacterium.
CGGCACAGACGGTTCAGGGACACGAAGAAACTGACCATCACCCTCGAAGCTCCGTACGACAAGGCGGAGGAGAAGAAGCTGCTTGATCTTCTGTTCCTCGACGCGGAGGTGACCATCGTGGAGCACGAGGAGGATCCAGAACTGCCGAACGCGACCAAGGACGCCAAGGAGGCTCTGGACTCGCAAGACCCGGCCTGATCGGCGGATCGGTAGACAATCGGGCGCGTCCTGTCGGCGTGACGGGGCGCGCTCACTTCAAAGAAGGAGAGAAACGAAATGGCGCGCGAGAGCTTCATCGAGTGGAAACCGAATGACAAGACCCATCAAGCTCCTCAAGGTCGGGTGGCTTTGCTCAAGCAGATCGCGGAGCAGCAACCCGCGCTGTTCTGAGCCACGGGACAATGCGCCGTTCCTCTTCTTGAGCGAGGGGAGCCGTGGCGTTGCCCGGCTCTCCCGCTCTCTTTTCGCGGCGGAGAAAAGAAGGAGATTGTATGAAGCAAGACGAATTGCGAAAGCACTCGAAGTGCTCCAACTGCGGCAAGGTCATTACGCATACCGGCCTTCCCCTGTTCTGGACTATCACCATCGAGCGCCACGGCATCAAGGTCAACACGCTCATCAGGCAGGGAGGTCTCGCGGCGCTCCTCGGAAGCGCGGAGCTTGCGCGGGTGATGGGAACTGACGAGGACGTGACGCAACAGATGATGGACCCGGTGACGGTCACGCTGTGCGAGCCGTGCGCAACGGAGAAGCAACTCTGTATCGCGGAGCTTGCGGAGAGGGGAGGAAGCTGATGGACGGTAATCAACCCGCGTTTCCTCTCGTCAAAGTACACGCGGACGGAACAAAGACACTTTACAGGGGCATGACGCTTCGGCAGTACTACAAAGGTCAGGCGATTGGCGCGTGGATCCGGATATTCGCGGACCGCGACTACCACGACAAAGACGCGGCGGTGAAGGCCGCAAAGCTCGCGGCGATCACGGCGGAGGCAATGCTTGACGATAAGCTCGAAGCTGATACGATCGCGGAACCTCCGGAACCTATCGACGTTTCAGAGGAGGCTCTCCTCGATGGGTTGCGCCGATGATCACCACCTATGACTTTGGTTCCAAGACGTTCGGCCACGCGTCGATGCTTGTCGGACCGATGGAGGTGTTTATCGTCGGGGCGGACGGCAAGGGGGGTAAGGCGGTCATCGGCGACAAAGACCCGGGGCTGGACGCGGCAATGGCGGAGCTTGCCGAAGCTCGGAAGCGGCTCGTGGTAGAGCAGGAGAAGGAACGGAAGGGCGAGCCGTTCGACATGCGTTTCATCTACGGGTGCATCATCGACGGCAGTTCATACGGTCGGTACGAGCACGTTGGCGGGCGGCTCTACCGGCTCATCCGGAAGCCGAAGAGGTGAGAAAGGAGAGAAGAGAGATGGTCGTGATTCATCGCGTTTGCGACGCGTGCGGCGGGGATGTGTTCGATGGCCGCGAGCTTTGGGAGATCGAGTTGAGGTTTGTCTCGTGGTGGAATCCGAGCGGGGATGCTCGCGTGATGCATCTGTGCGGTAGCTGCGGAAGTCAGGCGGCTCGGCTCCTCGGATTCTGCTACGACACGGGGAAGATTCTCAGCGTCGCCCGGGGGGAGATGATCGACGGGGTTGAAGTCCACGGTCCGAACGGCGGAGGCATCGCGGACATCGCCATCAACGGAGTCGCCGGGGCGAGCGCTCCGCACTGGCACGCGGAGAAAGCCAAGGAGCTTCCGATGGCGCTGATGGTGAGGGAGCAAGCGCCGTGGATGCGCGCGCAGGGGTACTCGGCGGAGATGATCGCCAAGAGGGAAAAGGACGATGCCCTTGCGCTCGCGACGCAAAGGAAGATGAGGGTACCCGACATACGGGCGCGAGACGTGGAAGTGAAGCGGTACTCGATAGTCGCTGAATGCGGCGATGAAGGAAATGCGACGTTTAAGCAGGTCGTGGACGCGGGAGGACCATACGTCATCTATGGCGCGCATGCGGAGAAAGTTGCCGCCCTTGAGCGCGAGCTTGTCTTGGAGCACGAGAAGCGGTTGCTGGCCGACAGCGAGTTCGCCGAGGTGCGCAGGCTGCTGGAGGCAAAGGAGCGCGAGCTTGCCGAGGCGAAGCGCGAGCGTGACGAGCAAGGGAAAAACGCTTGCGAATTGTTCGATGCCCTCAAGGAGAAGGGGCGCGACCTCTTCACAGCCCAGGCGCGTATCACGGCGCTGGAGGGGGCGCTGGCATGGTACGCAGATGAAGCGAACCACAAGCCAGATACGGTTGACATCGGCGTTGGAGAGCAACCCATCCCGTTGTCGGCAGAGGTAAACATAGACCGAGGGAGTCGTGCCCGCGCCGCCCTCGCCGGGAGGACGCCAGGGGGAGCGGCTACTGAGCTTGCCGCCAGCAAGGACCGGCTGGTGCGGCTGCGGGCACTCAGTCTCTATGCTGTCCATGACTCTCGATGCGGAGTGCGAGACGGAGAGGACTGTGACTGCGGATACAGCAAAGCTCTTGCCGATTTCGCCGCCCTCGCCGAGGAGCCAAAGGAGGGGGAGGAATGATGCTACTTGTGTTTTTCGTCGGCATCGCAACCGGCGCGGCGCTGATGTTCGTCACGCTGTATGTGATGGTGATGTGGGAGCCAGCCTTCCGCCTCATCATGCGGCACAAGCGCCGGGAGGCACCCCATGAGTAGCACGCTGCTGACGCGGGCGGGGCCGTTCACGATAGAGACGGGGACGATGGGGTGGCATATCTATCCGTCTGATCTGTCAAGGAAGGTGTCGGCGAGGAACATGGAGAAAATCGCACGACTCATAGTTGACACCCTTAACGCCGCCTACCGCAAGGAGAAGCGAGGGAGGAAGCCATGAGCCTACCAACGACGGCGGCAGAACTTCGAGACGAGCTGCTTGGCCGCGAGTGCCAATGCGGAAAGACAAAGGGGGCAGGGAAGTCATTCTGCTATTCCTGCTTCATGCGTCTGCCACGGAAGATCAAGCACGATCTCTACAAGCTGATCGGTGACGGCTACGAGGAAGCCTACAAGCAAGCGCGGGCCTACTTCACGGAGCAGGATGCCCCACCACGATTCGTAAGGAGGTTGCCATGAGCCTACAGAGTGAGCTGGTGAAGCTGTGCGAGCGACTGGAAGCCTACTCCAACGATGACGCCTATACCGGGTCGGAAGTGGCAGAGCTGATCCGCGCCCTTCTCGCCCGGTACCCCGAGGCAGCGCAGCGGCGGGAGGACTTCAAGTCCGCCTGTCGATGGGCGTGGGATCAGGAGGATGTCGCAACTCGCGAGTGGAAGGCGGGCGCAGAGGCGTATCGCCGCTACCCCGACAAGGAGGTCTCCCCGTGAGTGACAATTCCAAGCCCGTGACCAGCGGTAAGGCAGCGGGCCTGTTCGTCTCCCTTGCCGAGTGCCGCAAGCTCCAGCGGGAGGCGTATGTCAAGGGAGCGGTCGATCATCTCGATGTGTCTTACCCGGAGGAGTGGTTGCTCAAGGAAGCCCTCGCCGAGTACCCCGACCCGGAGGTTCCCCATGACCGCGCATGAGGCCGAGATAGCGCGGCGGGCGTTCGTGGCGGGGTGGCATGCTCGTGATGACTGGCCCCGATATTGCCCGCACGGACCCGAAGCCGCTGCCCGTGAGTACGCCCCGGACCCGGTGGGGGAGACGCCCATGCTCAACATCATTCCTGACCCCAACGTCTCGCAGTACCGGCAATGCAAGGTCTGCAAAGACATGGTGCGCGTCGAGGACATGGTAGGCCACGCCGACAAGCACCCCGGAGGCATGGCGTGCTTCGGTCCCGTAGTCGCCCTGTCCCCGGCGAGCGCACCGAGGCGCGTGATCTGTGACCACGCTAAGGGTTGCCAGCTACGGACGGGATGTCCTCACGGCGAAAAGGAACACGAGCAGGCACTCGACTGTAAGCCCATGGAGTGCATCGCGGGCGTACTGGTCCGCTGCGTAGGGGGAGGGGGGGAGTGAACCGGCGAACGCATCTGAGCGCCTTCGCGGCAATGGTTTTTCTCTCTCATGCCAAGGCGGCTGAGGCATTCGAGGACGGCGCGCACGTCATCGACGTGGCGGGTTACCAGCGGCGGCCGAAAGCCTACGGAACCCACCTGAGCAAAGCCGAGCGGAGAGGCAAGAGCTACGCGGAGTTGCAAGACGCGCGGGAGAGGAAAGGAGGGGAACGATGAAGCGAGTATTGGTCGCGGTCTGCATCCTCGCGTTGTCGGGGTGCACCGGCTGGTGGCTCGGGGAGATGGGCTATGATCCGCAGTTCGAGAGCATCCCGCATCCCGTCTCCTCAACGATAGGTGGCGACGCGACGCCGGAGGGAATAGGGAAATGGCTTGGGTCTCATATCCGTCGATCCAAGGACATCGAACGGCAGCAGCGGGCGGAGTATTGGGCACCTCCCGATCTGACGTGGCTTGAGCGGTCGGGGGATTGCGAGGACATCGCGCTCTTGATGATGTACTTGATTCGTTGGGAGACGGGCGAGTACCCATCGCTCGCAACCGGGATCGATGGCGACACCCCGCACGCTTGGGTGATCTTCGGAGGTCGGTGGTACGAGGCGCAGGGCGGAGCGGACGTTACCGATAGTCCCGAGCGCACCCTGTGGAGGAGTGTGCCTTACGGGGAGGCCATGTACCGCTCGATGAACGGACACAAGGGATTGGCCCATGAGTGACGGACCGATCTATGAGCCGAAGGGGAGAGCGCGCGAGTACTCACCGCTCGCCCTGAACATATTCGGGGGATGCTCGCACGGATGCGAGTACTGCTATGTCCCCGCTGTCCTGCACGTGACCAAGGAGCAGTATCACGGCTCCAACCGGCTGCTCAAGAGCTTCTCGCTTCAAAAGCTCGATCTGCAAGCGGAGGCTCTCGCGGGGGACCCAAGGCAGATTCTCCTCTCGTTTGTCGGCGATCTGTACTCCGTCACGGGACCGCTTGCAATCGGATTGCGCAAGACGGTCCTTGGATTCCTCGACAAGTACAAGCTCAACGTCGCGATCTTGACGAAGGGAGGGTTGAGGTGCTTGTCCGATCTGAACTACTTCCGAGCCTTCGGAGACCGCATCAAGGTTGGACAGAGCCTGACGCTGATCCGCGAGGGAGAATCGAAGAGGTGGGAGCCGGGCGCCGCTGATCCGTTCGAGCGAATCGAGGCGCTGCGCGTTCTGCATCGGGTGGGAGTGCGCACGTGGGCGTCGATGGAACCCGTGATTGATCCGGGGCAGTCGATGCGTCTGATAAGGGAGAGCTTGCCCTATGTCGATGAGTACAGGCTCGGGAAGCTCAACCACGTCAAGCAGGAGGCTCGCGATTGGGAAGCGTACCTGTCGGGAGCGTTGGAGCTTCTGAGGGCGGAGGGAAAAGATGTCTACGTGAAGCGCGATCTGAGAGAGGCCGCTCCCGGCGTCCCGTTGACGGCGGAGGAGGTTGACGCGGATCGCTCGACGATTCGGAAAGGAGGGTAGCTTGAACTTCATCATGTACTTGCTCGGGAGCTTCTGGCGAACGGTCGGGGCGCTCATCGCGTTGTCCGTGATACTCGGGTGGCTGGTCGAGGCCATCCGCGCGATTCGGGGAGAGCCGAAGTTGCCCGAGGTCGGAATGTTTCGCACGCTCCCCGATGGCCGGACGTTATACACGCCGGATCTGGTCTGCGAGGACTGCAAGGAGAGGCTCATCTCATCGCTCGCCAAGGACTGCTCGGGCGCGCTCTATCTCAAGGTGTACGAGTGCGCTGAGAGCAAGCGGAGGAGATGGGAGTTGGAGGCGGAAAACCAACTGCTCAAGTCACGGTGCGAGGTTCGGTACTACCGAACGGAGATGGACTTGCACATGGGAGATTTCGTCAGGATCAACCCCGAGAAGGGCACAGTCACTCTGGTCGAGCCTCCCGATGCGGATGACGGAAGATGAACATACACAACCCGCCAACCAACCAAGAGGAGCGCTTGCATATCCTGACGCTGGTGCGTTCGCAGTTCCGCGAGTTGACGGGAACGGAGGCGGGCGTGACGTGCGCGTCTTGCCAACGCAAGGTGCCCGTCCGTTTCATGTACCACTGCTTCAACTGCGGACTCTGGTTCTGTCATCGGTGTTCCGGCGAACACTTCGCGACCGGAGCCACAACGTGGAATCCGATGGCGACCGCTCCCCGGACCGCTCAGAACGTTCGGGTGATGATGAGCGACGGGACTGTGCACGAGGAGGCGCATTGGGCGAGCGACAAGAGCGGTGAAGATCAGCCTCCGTTTGAGGGGTGGTTTGTCGCGGTGAGGAGCGAGGAGACGGGCGCCGTGGTGGCGTATCGGGGAATCCCGGATCCGGTTGGATGGCAACCTCCTCGGGGAGAGAAGCGATGAACGTAATCAGCATTGACCCGGGCATCGCGTGTACCGGCCTCTTCACCGTGATCGACGATCAGCGCCGCTCGCGCTCGATCTCGACCGATGGCCTTGATGGTGATGAGAGGCTGGTGGGGCTATGGGCGCAGTTGAATCTGGTGCTCGCGGATTGCGGGCGCTTCGACATCGCGTTCATCGAGGACTACCTCTACCATTCGCCCGGGAGCCTGTCCGCGAGGAAAAGCGCGGAGGCGGGGGGAGTGATCAGGCTCGCTCTCGCGCAGATGAAGATTCCCCTTGTCGCCGTTCCCATCCAGACGTGGAAGGCGCTGACAATCGGCGACTTGAAGAAGAGAACGAAGGCGGAGCAGCGAGCCTACCAGCGCGCCGTTGAGCAGATGTACGGGGTCACTATCGAGGGGCCAGACGCTGCTGACGCGTTTCTGATTTACGCTGCCGCGCGGTTGATCTACACTCGCCGAATGAAGAGGACCGCGACGATGCTCCGTCTGTACGAAGAGATCGCCGCAGTTGTGCAGAAGAAAGGAGAGCCATAGTGGAGTTATTCGCCAACGTCATGCCCGAGCAACTGGCCGAGATTCCGTGGGGATGGAGGAACCGACAAACGCAGCATGGTCCTATGGTTATCGAGCACCCCGGGCGGATCCAAATGCCGAAGCTCTCGCGGTACTTCGATTGGACGCGGTACAGGATCGAGGACTATGCGCCGGGGAGACCGTTCGGGACGCGGAATATGAAGAGCGTGTTTGTCACAGCCTCCCGGTTCATGGGATGGGAGGAGCTTCTGGTACAGTCTCCTCCGCTCGATCCTATCGTTGACGGATTCCTCGAATGGAACGCGCGGTTGTGCGACGAATGGGGAGCGCGGCTCGAATACTTCATGATCGGGGATGAGACGGCATACAACCGGGGTCTGCTGATCAATCCCGATTGGTGGCGGTCTTGGATCAAGCCTCACTATGCGAAAATGGTGTCCTTCGCGAAGAGTCGAAAGATGACCGTTGTCTTTCACGCGGACGGTGATCTGTGGGACGTTCTGGACGATTTCGCGGAGATAGGGGTTGATGTCTTGAACTATCAGGCGGTCGGACGTATGGTGATGGTGAAGGAGAGCGGCAAGACGAATCACCGTGGTATGGCGTTCATGGAAAACGAGGAGACCGCGCGCGTGAATCGCTTCGGACTCAACGAGGTGCTGCGGTGAGAATCCTTCTCATCAAGCTCCGCGAGCCTACCAAGCCGACGCAGAAGTCAACCTACATGCCACCTCTCGGGCTTTGGACTCTCAAGACGTTCATCGAGCGCGATCCATCGTACACGGTCGAGGTCGCCGATGAGCATACGGGCGACCAAGCTGCTCTGCTGTGGGGAACCGCGCGGTACGATCTGATCGGATTGTCCGCGCAGTTTTCCATTCAGCACGCCGAGTACGTCCGCTCCGCGAAGCGCCTGATGCAGTCGGATGCTTTCGTGATCGCGGGAGGATTCCATGCCTCCGCTGTACCGGAGCCCGAGGGGGTAAAGGAGACGTGGGCGGGAGAGGGCGAGCCGAGATTCCAGCGCTTTCTGAACCTCGCGGGAGAGCCGACCGGCCCAACATGCCGAATCCCTGACGGGGCGCTCGAACGGTATTGGAACCTCGCGGCTCCGCACGATCTACAGAGCAAGACGCAACGGTGGATGTCCCTTGAGACTTCGCGCGGGTGCTACCTCGATTGCGGGTACTGCGGCGTCCGGAGGTATTGGGGGGCGTGGCGACCGGTCCCGATGGACCGCATTCTGGCGCAGCTGGATCACCTCTGCTCGCGGGGAGTCGAAGAGGTGTTCATCGAGGACGACAACGTCAACGCGGTCGATGACCACTTCGAGGCCGTTGTCGCTGCCCTGCGGGAACGCGGTCTCTGGTGGAGCACTCCGAACGGGATATCAGCGCACCGTCTCCTCGGACATACCAAGAGACTCGCGCCGTTGTGTTGGAGGGTGTCCCTGCCCTTCGAGGCTGGCAGCGCGAGGTCGGCGGAGTTGATGGGACTCGGGCGGAAGTGGATGCCCTTCGACAAGGCGCTCTCTCTCGTGAAGGCTCTCAGAGGCGAGGGGATTCTCACCGCCGGATTCTTCATCATCGGGTACCCCGGGGAAACGCTCGAAGACATGCAACGGACTCTGGACTACGCGAACGCTCTACCGCTCGATCAGCGCAACATCTACATCGCGACTCCGTACCCCGGGACGCGGCTGTATGAGAGGTGTATCGAGGAGGGATGGCTGGCGAAAAAAGACGAACAGTTGTATGATGCTCTCCTGTACACCGTGGGGCTGGTCAACACGGCGGAGTTCAAGAGCGAACAGGTAGAACAGTTGAAATGGCGCGACAGAGCGGCGGCTCTCGCGCGGAAGCAGAACGCGGCTCGATCCTGAGTCGAGAGGAGGGAGAGAGTGTCAGGAACAATCAAGGTACTGAACGCGAAGGGGGCGAACGTCGCTGCCTTCACAACGGAGTGCAAGAGCGACAAGCTCATCATCCGCGTGGGATACCGGCTGTCGGGGCAGTACTCGACGCGGCTGATCACGATCAAGCCCGAGCTTCCATCGCTCACGGCGGCGCTCCGCTGTCTGGTCGATGAGGTGGGAGCCTTCCCTGAGTTGGACTTCGCGATGATCGAGGAGCCGGAGGGATTCTGGAACGCTCGGTCACTCGGCGCTCGAATCGACGCGGTGCGCATCTGCAAGCTCGCGTGCCAGTGGCATATCGTCCCGATGGCCGAGGTGTCCGAGTGGAGGTGGAAGCCGAGAATGCTTTGGCCTCCTCGGAAAAGCCGAGAGGACCGGGCGAGGATTCGCGCGATATACGCGAGGGCGAACGCGGACACCCCGAGTGACGATGAGTTGGGAGCGGTGCTTGCCGTCTCGGACGCTGTGCTGCTCGCGGAGTACGCGGGGCTGGTCATGGAGTCGGAAGGGCGGCTGGACCGCGAGACGTGGCGAAGGATCCAAACCGCGATCCACAAGCGGCCGGACGCGAAGTGGGTTGACCGCATGTACCCATCGGAGCAAGAGCCTCCCGCACCTCTCGTCAGTCAGGCCTTCAAGGCAGAGGTCATTCTGCGCGACAGAGAGGCGAGATTTGACGAGGAGAGCGAGTGAGCGCCGATGAGGGGAAGTGCGGAGGCTGCGCGAAGGAGAAGTGCCCGCGCTGGCTGGTCGTGTTCTGCGGAAAGACAGCGGCGGTGGAGATGATCTGGCGGCTCGGCGGAGTCCAGTTCAATCCGAACATGCGCAAGAAGGAGGGAGAGAAGTGAACCTGATCGAAGAGTTGGAGGAGTATCTCGCGAGCATTCGCTTACGGGGAGTGGCAAAGGTAGCAGATGACATTCAGGCGATCATAGACCGGTACAAATTGAGCGAGCGCGAGACCGCACTGCTGGTAAAGGACAACCTGTCGATGATTGCCAGCCTTTCGTCAATATCTCTCAACCTGAGCCTCGCTGTAACGGAAGCCGCCATGCAGATTGGCAACCTCGCTCGGGAAGCCCGAACGGAGAGGACCAGATGAAGGCGACTCTCGAAAGCACGAGCAAGATCGTGCATCTGAACGGAGTGCCTGCGCGGATATGGGAGGGAGAGACGGAAAGCGGAATCCCGATCCACTGCTACATCACGCGCGTCGCGGTCGCGGAGGGAGCCGACTCAACGCAGTTCCAACTTGAGTTGGATCAGGTCCGCTCTCCTTCCCCGGAAGTTGCGGCAATACCGTTGAGGCTGATACTGTGAAAAGGCCGTGGTTGAATCCGGTCTCGTGGATCGCGGTCGAGGTCGGAATCTGTCTCGCGCGCAAGAAGGCGAGCTACCAGCGGACGGGAAACACGCTCATGGTGGAGTACTACACGCGACTGCTCGCGAGGTACCGGCGGAGGTTCGAGAGGACGCTACTGGCGCGGGCGGAGGCTGTCGAGACTTCCGTGGTGAAGGACTTGGAGCGCGCGGGATTGGGCGTATAATCCGAAAGCAGAAGGAGGAGAAGAATGATCATCACGATTCAGAGCGGAGAGAGAGACTACTACACGCATCAGCGGATGAAGGTGAACGGGAAAGAGAAGCTGAGCATTGGTCCGCTGTGCGAGTGTCCCGAGGATGCCATTGTTGGGCGCTCTCTGGTGGACTGCGATCAGGTGCTCGATTTGATGCGCGAGGCGCACGCGGCCGGGGCACGGGGAGAGGTCTTGGAGATCGTCAACGAGCCTTTCGCGGGGGAGTGATAGGTCAATGAGACGGCCAGCATTCCGCAGTCACTACTTCCCGGCGTTTTACTCGTTCTACTACACGGCGCTGGCCGCGACTGCTCGGAGATACGGATACGCTCTCGCTCTACACGGGTCCATGCAGCGCGATCTGGACATGATCGCGGTCCCGTGGACGGACAAGGCTGTCTCGGCGGAGCGGCTGATCGAGGTGCTGCGCACTCGGCACGGTCTGTTCAAGGGCCAGCCAGCGGGAGCGAAGATGCCCCACGGGAGGCGCTGCTGGTCGCTGATGTTCGGAGGCCACGCATACGCGGATATCTCCGTGCTCCCGAGGCGCAAGGCAAAGGCCGAAAGCAAGACGTGGGCAGACAAGAACCTGTATGCCAACGATTTCAGAAACAAACAGGAGCCAGCGAAGAGGAGGGGGAAGAAATGACTATAGCAGCGGTGATCTTGGTCGTGCTGGCCCTGTTCGGGCTGTTATGGATTGCGTGGGATGGCCGAAGGAGAAAGCCATGAACGAGATAACCGATCCTCAGCAAGCGCCAGTGAACGCGGGCGAGCCAATTGTCCCGATGGTCATAGCTGACCTTGAAGCTCGACGCGAGTTCGGGCGCAAGAAGTACGGCGATGAACTGCGGGTGAGAAACGGAAGAGACGCTCTCATAGACGCATACCAAGAGGCGCTTGATCTGGTGATCTGCTTGCGACAGAGGATCGAGCAAGAGAAAGTCACCCGGGAGACGGCGCAGGAGGCCAAGGGAAAGATTCGGAGCAACGTGAGGATTCCGCTATACTTAGGGCAACCGGGAGTTACGGAAGTTCCTACGAGCGAGATGAGGGGGAAGCACTCATGAAAGCGAAGGGCGCGCGCGGTAAGCAGAGCAAGCCAAAGTCCAAGCCTCATCGCGCGATGGGAAGGAAAAGCGACTACGACGCGAATAAGCACCCCAAGCTCGCAAAGAAGTACGCCGAAGAGGGCAAAACCGACGAGGAGATCGCGCTCAGCCTCGGGATAGGCAAGACGGCGCTCTATGACTGGAAAAACGCACATCCGGAGTTTGCGGTCGCGATAAAGGAGGGGAAGGCGAAACCGAACCGCGAGGTACGGGCCGCGTTCTACCGTCGCGCCGTGGGGTACAAGACGCGGAGAGTGATCTACGCGCCGGGGGCGGTCGGGCCAGACGGGAAGCTCGGGAAGGGGCGAGTGCTCCGCATCGAGGAGTTCGAGGTACCGCCATCGACCACGGCTGGCATCTTCTGGCTCAAGAATCGGGAGCCGGAGGAGTGGAAAGACGTGAGCCGAATCGACGCGACGGTGCGCGGCGGGTTGA
It includes:
- a CDS encoding radical SAM protein, coding for MSDGPIYEPKGRAREYSPLALNIFGGCSHGCEYCYVPAVLHVTKEQYHGSNRLLKSFSLQKLDLQAEALAGDPRQILLSFVGDLYSVTGPLAIGLRKTVLGFLDKYKLNVAILTKGGLRCLSDLNYFRAFGDRIKVGQSLTLIREGESKRWEPGAADPFERIEALRVLHRVGVRTWASMEPVIDPGQSMRLIRESLPYVDEYRLGKLNHVKQEARDWEAYLSGALELLRAEGKDVYVKRDLREAAPGVPLTAEEVDADRSTIRKGG
- a CDS encoding FYVE zinc finger domain-containing protein, encoding MNIHNPPTNQEERLHILTLVRSQFRELTGTEAGVTCASCQRKVPVRFMYHCFNCGLWFCHRCSGEHFATGATTWNPMATAPRTAQNVRVMMSDGTVHEEAHWASDKSGEDQPPFEGWFVAVRSEETGAVVAYRGIPDPVGWQPPRGEKR
- a CDS encoding radical SAM protein, producing the protein MRILLIKLREPTKPTQKSTYMPPLGLWTLKTFIERDPSYTVEVADEHTGDQAALLWGTARYDLIGLSAQFSIQHAEYVRSAKRLMQSDAFVIAGGFHASAVPEPEGVKETWAGEGEPRFQRFLNLAGEPTGPTCRIPDGALERYWNLAAPHDLQSKTQRWMSLETSRGCYLDCGYCGVRRYWGAWRPVPMDRILAQLDHLCSRGVEEVFIEDDNVNAVDDHFEAVVAALRERGLWWSTPNGISAHRLLGHTKRLAPLCWRVSLPFEAGSARSAELMGLGRKWMPFDKALSLVKALRGEGILTAGFFIIGYPGETLEDMQRTLDYANALPLDQRNIYIATPYPGTRLYERCIEEGWLAKKDEQLYDALLYTVGLVNTAEFKSEQVEQLKWRDRAAALARKQNAARS
- a CDS encoding transposase, with product MKAKGARGKQSKPKSKPHRAMGRKSDYDANKHPKLAKKYAEEGKTDEEIALSLGIGKTALYDWKNAHPEFAVAIKEGKAKPNREVRAAFYRRAVGYKTRRVIYAPGAVGPDGKLGKGRVLRIEEFEVPPSTTAGIFWLKNREPEEWKDVSRIDATVRGGLTVEEMHKRLEAQKARNGDSKRRG